Within Scyliorhinus canicula chromosome 14, sScyCan1.1, whole genome shotgun sequence, the genomic segment attcctctccttcccctcatTATCTTTGCTGATGAAACCAACATGAAGGTCAAATTGAGACGGGTACAGATTCCCAGCCACCTAGCTTTAAATCATGTGGGGCTCTCTCTCAGTGTGGTCTAGTCTTCCTCTCTCAATGTGGTCTAGTCTTCCAAGTCCAGTCCAAACTCTCCGTACAGTTCTTTGGTGGTGACCCCTCTGATTACAGCCAGTTTGCCCAACAGTAACTGGCCCACGTCCTTGATGTCATTGTATTCGTGGAGCTAGTCGATGTGCTGGTCCAACTCTTCCAGGGTATACCCTTCAGAGATCAGTCCTGCAATCTGACTGTCGAGATCTTTGCATTTCTTCTTCAGATTTTCCAGGTCAAGTTGAAGACCAGCGGAACTGAGCTCAGGGTCTTGGAGGGTCTTTAGCGGTGATTTAAAGCTTGCATTTAACTTTCTTAACGGTCCAACAGGTGTTCTCCTCAAGGGGCGGCCCGCGGTCCCTCCGGCCTCTTTGTTCCGAGGGGTCCGGGTACAAAGGGGCTGCTCCGGGGAAGGCGAGCAGATCCCCGCAGCTACTCTCTCTCCATCGGCAGCCATAGCGGCCACTCCCGGACCGCctctacacctatcaactatgacaact encodes:
- the LOC119977837 gene encoding LOW QUALITY PROTEIN: DNA repair protein SWI5 homolog (The sequence of the model RefSeq protein was modified relative to this genomic sequence to represent the inferred CDS: substituted 1 base at 1 genomic stop codon), whose protein sequence is MAADGERVAAGICSPSPEQPLCTRTPRNKEAGGTAGRPLRRTPVGPLRKLNASFKSPLKTLQDPELSSAGLQLDLENLKKKCKDLDSQIAGLISEGYTLEELDQHIDXLHEYNDIKDVGQLLLGKLAVIRGVTTKELYGEFGLDLED